One candidate division KSB1 bacterium genomic region harbors:
- a CDS encoding PD40 domain-containing protein, whose amino-acid sequence MNQDGSDQRSIFFSPELFCSAWSQEGSKIIFGALQPIPGSSQEYVDLFTINPDGTNLNRITTGADAETYPSISPDGQRIVYMVNHRIFVMNIDGSGSHRLDARGSTDEDPAWSPEFTNLE is encoded by the coding sequence ATGAATCAGGATGGCTCTGATCAAAGATCTATTTTTTTCAGTCCTGAACTTTTTTGCTCTGCCTGGTCCCAGGAAGGATCTAAGATTATTTTTGGCGCATTACAGCCAATACCCGGGAGCTCCCAGGAATATGTAGACCTTTTCACCATAAACCCGGACGGAACTAATTTGAACAGAATTACAACGGGCGCTGATGCGGAAACCTATCCGTCGATTTCACCTGACGGACAGCGGATTGTCTATATGGTTAACCATAGAATATTCGTGATGAATATTGATGGCAGCGGGTCACATCGTCTAGATGCGCGTGGCAGTACCGACGAAGACCCGGCCTGGTCGCCGGAATTTACTAATCTGGAATAG